A genomic stretch from Fibrobacter sp. includes:
- a CDS encoding peptidoglycan DD-metalloendopeptidase family protein produces the protein MIMTYLKPLFTSFSYLVLSGNLAFGVVLFLISFVNISSGVLALVAYLSLLVFGKLMGLSREQMVGGMYTYNSLLVGLAMGYLFKITILSLVFTVLASFFSLLLSFTLHSIFSYYLRVPILNLPFTITATLVYLSSIRYGNLYTVQNTRLGALNIEQLPIWLSGLFRSTGIILFLPYDLIGIAVLLSMLVFSRINFFLAVTGYYTGTMLLTLLKGSSYSAFTDLYSFNFILIALALGGLFLIPSVKTYIIALAGVLVSVFILDAVDILWSGYGIPAFAFPFVIVVCLLLYILITNRFPLVTTAFFGTPESNLEHYINYTARFNQSLPQPCLPFSGEWTVYQGFNGEWTHKGCWAHAVDFVVQDSEGRAFKGAGKALEDYYSYNKPVLSPVNGKVVEVWNECADNVIGTVDEQNNWGNFVIIYSDWGYYVEISHLLKGSINVRAGEYVIQGQIIGRCGNSGYSPQPHIHIQCQQLPHTGAPTIPFAFTNYIMDGQCWFGVDFPLMKGKTLRPISRSRVIEQKLRFVLGESFTYNIVKNGIRAGDIKLRVGMAPDGSYYLGEQGRDTRLFFSNREGMFTFYRFEGGFRSPLRYFYLALPRVPLTDERVKWNDDINFALVQPHPGFSSFIKSFNHRIFSARGSYFRESNETVTGGIEVRTPMGLRKLETLAGFDLKSGISSVIFKTENEKTEIYRGQI, from the coding sequence GTGATAATGACTTATCTCAAACCTCTGTTCACCAGTTTTTCATATCTGGTGCTTTCCGGGAACCTGGCTTTCGGGGTGGTTCTTTTCCTGATATCCTTTGTTAATATATCATCAGGTGTTCTGGCTCTTGTTGCCTATTTGTCCCTTCTTGTGTTTGGAAAACTGATGGGTTTATCAAGAGAGCAGATGGTCGGAGGAATGTATACTTACAATTCACTGCTTGTGGGGCTTGCCATGGGATATCTTTTCAAGATAACCATTTTGTCACTGGTTTTTACAGTGCTAGCCTCATTTTTCTCCCTGCTTCTCAGTTTTACGCTGCATTCGATATTCAGTTACTATTTGCGAGTTCCCATTCTGAATCTGCCATTTACAATTACGGCCACACTGGTTTATCTCTCCTCGATACGGTACGGAAATCTCTACACAGTTCAGAATACCAGACTTGGAGCGCTCAATATAGAACAGTTGCCGATATGGCTCTCAGGGCTTTTCAGGTCAACGGGTATAATACTTTTCCTGCCTTATGACCTTATAGGAATTGCGGTACTTCTTTCGATGCTTGTTTTTTCCAGAATCAATTTCTTTCTGGCTGTAACAGGTTATTATACCGGGACAATGCTTCTGACTCTCTTAAAGGGATCATCCTATTCGGCTTTTACAGATCTTTACAGTTTTAACTTCATCCTTATTGCGCTGGCTTTGGGTGGGCTTTTCCTGATCCCTTCGGTAAAAACTTATATAATAGCTCTTGCGGGTGTTCTTGTTTCTGTTTTTATTCTTGATGCGGTGGATATACTGTGGTCCGGATACGGTATTCCTGCCTTTGCTTTCCCTTTTGTAATCGTGGTATGTCTGCTGCTTTACATTCTTATCACCAACCGGTTTCCGCTTGTGACAACGGCTTTTTTCGGTACACCTGAATCAAATCTTGAGCATTACATCAACTACACAGCCAGGTTCAACCAATCGCTTCCTCAGCCTTGTCTGCCGTTTTCAGGAGAGTGGACTGTTTACCAGGGATTTAACGGGGAGTGGACACATAAGGGATGCTGGGCTCATGCTGTCGATTTTGTGGTACAGGACAGTGAGGGCAGAGCATTCAAGGGGGCAGGGAAGGCACTGGAGGACTATTACAGTTATAATAAACCGGTTTTATCCCCTGTTAATGGAAAGGTCGTGGAAGTCTGGAATGAGTGTGCTGATAATGTTATAGGGACAGTAGATGAGCAGAACAACTGGGGAAATTTTGTGATAATTTACAGTGACTGGGGATATTATGTGGAGATTTCACATCTGCTGAAAGGAAGCATAAATGTGCGGGCAGGTGAATATGTAATTCAGGGCCAGATAATCGGGCGGTGTGGAAACAGCGGGTATTCTCCTCAGCCTCATATCCATATTCAGTGCCAGCAATTGCCACATACGGGGGCTCCGACAATTCCTTTTGCCTTCACAAATTACATTATGGATGGTCAATGCTGGTTTGGTGTGGATTTTCCTCTCATGAAAGGAAAGACACTTCGTCCCATTTCCAGATCAAGGGTAATTGAGCAAAAGCTGAGGTTTGTACTCGGAGAAAGTTTTACTTATAATATAGTGAAGAATGGTATCAGGGCAGGGGATATCAAGTTGAGAGTTGGTATGGCCCCTGATGGAAGTTATTATCTTGGAGAACAGGGGAGGGATACCCGGTTGTTTTTCTCGAACAGAGAGGGGATGTTTACATTCTACCGTTTTGAAGGTGGATTCAGATCACCTTTGCGGTATTTTTATCTGGCACTTCCCAGGGTTCCGCTTACAGATGAACGGGTCAAGTGGAATGATGATATCAATTTTGCTCTTGTACAGCCGCACCCTGGATTCTCATCTTTTATAAAATCATTCAATCACAGGATATTTTCTGCCAGGGGCAGCTACTTCAGAGAGAGCAACGAGACTGTTACTGGTGGTATTGAAGTCAGGACACCAATGGGTTTGAGGAAACTGGAAACACTTGCGGGGTTTGATCTTAAGAGTGGTATCAGCTCTGTGATATTTAAAACCGAAAATGAAAAGACAGAGATTTATCGTGGCCAGATTTAA
- a CDS encoding PqqD family protein, which translates to MDIGKLHNLAISSTGFIFDPVTGNSYNANETGVYIVDRLKAGIDVRGIARELSEEYDVDCDTAEQDILQLIETLRSHFLI; encoded by the coding sequence ATGGATATCGGCAAACTTCATAACCTTGCTATCTCCAGTACCGGGTTTATATTCGATCCTGTGACAGGTAACAGTTACAACGCAAATGAAACAGGTGTTTACATCGTTGACAGATTAAAAGCCGGTATTGATGTACGAGGGATAGCAAGGGAGCTGAGTGAGGAGTACGATGTTGACTGTGACACAGCGGAGCAGGATATTCTGCAACTGATTGAGACTCTGCGGTCACACTTTCTTATCTGA
- a CDS encoding ATP-grasp domain-containing protein: MRTVAVSGINAVDNPGPGTGVARCLKECDLDVRLIGLAYDTLEPGIYMDWLFDKSYILPYPSSNSSAILERLSYIHEREKIDVIIPVLDVELPLYMRIEKELESMGIKIMLPSAKAFRMRSKDNLFRLADKSGFRVPRTEVITELSSVIDVCRKVGFPCFVKGPFYEAVKISSPGEAMKAVHGLSARWGLPVMIQENIPGDEYNCAGLADGRRALGLVAVKKVATTSLGKAWTIVSVNNRKIFDAAERMIQMLGWRGAFELELILDRDTNEFYCIEINPRFPAWIFMSSACGVNLPERMVKNLLGMEHETHSRYDAGKLMIRYTSELIRDIQDIENISIKAETW; this comes from the coding sequence ATGAGGACTGTAGCGGTAAGCGGAATAAATGCAGTAGACAATCCTGGGCCGGGGACAGGAGTCGCAAGATGTCTTAAGGAATGCGATCTTGATGTCAGGCTGATCGGGCTGGCTTACGACACACTGGAACCCGGGATATACATGGACTGGCTTTTTGACAAGTCTTACATACTTCCTTATCCATCCAGTAATTCATCAGCGATTCTCGAAAGGCTTTCTTATATTCACGAAAGAGAGAAGATCGATGTCATTATACCGGTCCTTGATGTTGAACTGCCTCTTTATATGCGAATAGAAAAGGAACTGGAGTCGATGGGAATAAAGATAATGCTTCCCTCGGCTAAAGCTTTCCGTATGCGATCTAAAGACAACCTGTTCCGGCTAGCAGACAAGTCCGGTTTCAGGGTTCCCAGAACCGAAGTGATCACTGAGCTTTCCAGTGTTATTGATGTCTGCAGGAAAGTTGGATTTCCCTGTTTTGTAAAAGGGCCTTTTTACGAAGCGGTAAAGATCAGCAGTCCGGGGGAGGCTATGAAAGCTGTGCACGGGCTTTCTGCAAGATGGGGGCTGCCGGTGATGATTCAGGAGAATATTCCGGGTGATGAGTATAACTGTGCTGGTCTGGCTGACGGGAGAAGAGCGTTAGGGTTGGTGGCTGTGAAAAAGGTGGCCACTACGAGCCTTGGGAAAGCCTGGACAATAGTAAGTGTAAATAACAGAAAGATCTTTGATGCAGCGGAACGGATGATTCAGATGCTTGGATGGAGAGGGGCATTTGAACTTGAACTGATCCTTGACAGAGACACTAATGAATTTTACTGTATCGAGATAAATCCCAGGTTCCCTGCCTGGATTTTCATGTCAAGCGCCTGCGGGGTAAACCTTCCAGAGCGCATGGTAAAAAACCTGCTTGGAATGGAGCATGAAACCCATTCCAGGTATGATGCGGGGAAGTTGATGATAAGATACACCAGTGAGTTGATTCGTGATATTCAGGATATTGAAAACATCTCCATAAAAGCGGAAACGTGGTAA
- a CDS encoding tetratricopeptide repeat protein has translation MARFKHIPVILSVVFWAGYICAQTNEETESSLLKAYGHYLLGEYDSAVTYYQKAKRDDPGSIEPFYGLMNCYMVLGKYEDVITEGTEALKGGEDFYVLEKMARASALRNRSISADSIYEKAIEVAEDKQGEIPDYVVSDFVMNMGNCFLEVGNYRKAEQYFNKGEQRFGTEGFRLAVYRTKRLRRENARGHVNFSVGLLKYNESEEMNHGTYAGLNIGLFLRNADLLKFGCYNLSIRGPEAKAKKPEDPPPPPKPNLYQSDFYLSFTDFYHLIRKTKIQSGIRASISNIEYTDNSKTLFLEHSTNSGILSWGSTLYYTRLSEHNIAQISPMVALNFSQGKVSFNVKGVQNIIKSFAVSDKKSSIPGSIQLSGDLSFSVSMKQVRFTVTGSTGRRAFLNESEAVVILNVVERYLFGSKFLAEYTFEKIPLAVYSLLRHSHFQSYSSFTVLGGVFVQW, from the coding sequence GTGGCCAGATTTAAGCATATTCCGGTGATTTTATCTGTTGTATTCTGGGCAGGTTATATTTGTGCCCAGACGAATGAAGAAACGGAATCTTCTTTGTTAAAAGCATACGGTCATTACCTCCTTGGAGAGTATGACAGTGCAGTAACTTATTATCAGAAAGCAAAAAGAGACGATCCTGGTTCGATAGAACCTTTTTACGGACTGATGAATTGTTATATGGTTCTGGGAAAATATGAGGATGTAATTACAGAGGGAACAGAGGCGCTTAAGGGAGGCGAAGATTTCTATGTTCTTGAGAAAATGGCCAGGGCATCAGCGCTTCGAAACAGGAGCATTTCCGCAGATTCTATTTACGAGAAGGCAATAGAGGTTGCTGAGGACAAGCAAGGAGAGATCCCGGATTATGTGGTCAGCGATTTTGTGATGAACATGGGGAATTGTTTTCTGGAGGTTGGCAATTACAGGAAGGCCGAGCAGTACTTTAACAAGGGAGAACAGAGATTCGGAACTGAGGGATTCAGACTGGCGGTTTACAGAACGAAACGGTTGAGAAGAGAAAATGCAAGGGGACATGTGAATTTTTCCGTTGGGCTATTAAAGTACAATGAGTCAGAGGAAATGAACCATGGGACTTATGCCGGTCTGAACATCGGGTTGTTTTTACGGAATGCCGATCTCCTTAAGTTTGGATGTTACAATCTGAGTATCAGGGGACCTGAGGCCAAAGCAAAAAAGCCTGAAGATCCGCCTCCTCCGCCCAAACCAAACCTTTACCAGAGTGATTTTTATCTTTCTTTTACCGACTTTTATCATCTTATCAGAAAGACAAAAATTCAGAGCGGGATCAGGGCAAGCATATCAAACATTGAATACACAGATAATTCAAAAACTCTGTTTCTGGAACACTCTACCAATTCAGGGATTCTTTCGTGGGGATCTACTCTTTATTACACACGCTTGTCAGAGCATAATATTGCTCAGATATCACCAATGGTGGCATTGAACTTCAGCCAGGGGAAGGTTTCCTTTAATGTGAAGGGGGTGCAAAACATTATAAAGTCATTTGCTGTTTCCGACAAGAAATCATCGATTCCAGGTTCAATACAGCTTTCAGGAGATCTCAGTTTTTCAGTCTCCATGAAACAGGTGCGATTCACAGTCACAGGAAGTACGGGAAGAAGAGCGTTTTTAAACGAGAGTGAAGCTGTTGTAATATTGAATGTAGTGGAAAGGTATCTATTCGGAAGCAAATTTCTGGCGGAGTATACATTTGAAAAAATCCCTCTGGCTGTTTATTCATTGTTAAGACATTCGCATTTCCAGTCTTATTCTTCCTTTACCGTCCTAGGAGGCGTATTCGTACAATGGTGA
- a CDS encoding MerR family transcriptional regulator: MEGRGYKLKEFARITNLSRKALLLYEKKKLLVPEYVDEKTGYRYYGTEQVRKAAQLSFLRNLNIPLVHIADILEKKSGLKKYFTRSGKRLELLRQQIKISHALQSIALCDYDDNLISDQIETTVIPQMTVMTLEARSEIKDVAVQFSVLNRFMHQWNIRVSGYPFTIYLKDSSIEIAHYKVCYPVENYTPVQHPDIRCEVFPSVKVAFMYHYGDYDTLYLTYNKLRGAMEQQGLRCTNEYLETYVIFGDKRYTDSSTFLTSVSGILQ, encoded by the coding sequence GTGGAGGGCAGGGGATATAAACTGAAGGAATTTGCCAGGATCACTAATTTATCCCGCAAGGCACTATTGTTATATGAAAAGAAAAAGCTTCTTGTTCCGGAGTATGTGGATGAAAAGACGGGATACAGATACTATGGAACAGAGCAGGTCAGGAAGGCGGCACAGCTTTCTTTTTTAAGAAATCTGAACATACCTCTGGTTCATATTGCCGATATTCTGGAAAAAAAATCAGGATTGAAGAAATACTTTACCAGAAGCGGAAAGCGCCTTGAGTTGCTTAGACAGCAGATAAAGATCAGTCATGCTCTTCAGAGCATAGCCCTGTGTGACTATGATGACAACCTGATTTCGGACCAGATTGAAACAACCGTTATACCACAGATGACTGTGATGACACTGGAGGCAAGGAGCGAAATCAAAGATGTAGCGGTACAATTCTCGGTTTTAAACCGTTTTATGCATCAGTGGAATATAAGAGTCAGCGGATATCCCTTTACCATTTATTTAAAGGATTCCAGCATTGAGATTGCGCACTACAAGGTGTGTTATCCGGTGGAGAATTATACTCCTGTTCAACATCCTGATATCCGCTGTGAGGTCTTTCCATCTGTAAAGGTTGCCTTCATGTACCATTATGGTGATTACGACACGCTATATCTGACATACAACAAACTCCGGGGCGCAATGGAACAGCAGGGCCTCAGATGCACAAATGAGTATCTGGAAACATATGTTATTTTCGGTGATAAGCGGTATACCGATTCATCAACATTTCTCACATCTGTATCAGGGATTCTCCAGTGA
- a CDS encoding tetratricopeptide repeat protein, translated as MVKTVRVAVFLITIVTAEVSSDLLSSEAVEEAYYKSYDLEQSQNYSLAIQALNPVLSAYPNGYTVNFRIGWLLYLNGNYADALKRYKKALAVYPASIEVMNCISLVHKARNDWAKVEEQNYKIIKIDPFNTTANYWFAVALRNQKKYDLAEKTCRKMLSAFPTSVWFLQELGENLYSKKRMKECREIFASLRILDPTNETAKKYLELLSEDKEEKQ; from the coding sequence ATGGTGAAAACGGTCCGGGTCGCAGTATTCCTGATAACCATTGTTACTGCAGAAGTTTCTTCCGATTTGCTAAGTTCCGAAGCGGTAGAAGAGGCTTATTACAAATCCTATGATCTGGAGCAATCTCAGAACTATTCACTTGCAATTCAGGCGCTCAATCCTGTGCTTTCTGCTTATCCAAACGGTTACACTGTGAATTTCAGAATTGGATGGCTCCTATACCTTAATGGCAATTATGCAGATGCGCTGAAGCGTTATAAAAAGGCACTGGCTGTCTATCCTGCATCGATAGAGGTAATGAACTGTATTTCACTTGTGCATAAGGCCAGAAATGACTGGGCCAAAGTGGAAGAGCAGAATTATAAGATAATTAAAATTGATCCATTTAACACCACCGCTAATTACTGGTTTGCTGTTGCCCTCAGAAACCAGAAGAAGTATGATCTGGCTGAAAAGACATGCCGGAAAATGCTTTCCGCTTTCCCTACATCAGTATGGTTTCTTCAGGAGCTTGGGGAGAATCTTTACAGTAAAAAGCGGATGAAGGAATGCCGTGAGATATTTGCATCACTCAGAATACTTGATCCAACCAATGAAACAGCGAAAAAGTATCTGGAATTACTGTCTGAAGATAAAGAGGAGAAACAATAA
- a CDS encoding diaminopimelate decarboxylase, with protein sequence MSKKAYVRPVLVKQVAGVMNKFGNSSYRDYRDTVDGVKVESLIKNFGSPLFVLSQRKTLDSYRRIYSAFSTRYPNVKMAWPYKTNYLGAVCATLHKEGAFAEVVSEFEYRKAKKLGVQGSSIILNGPYKPADLLKQAIADNCMINVDNFDELYLIEMCAREIDRKVPLGIRINFEAGLYTQWNKFGFSFENGQAREAVSRIARSRYLTLRGLHTHIGTFVLEPQAYISVTEKLVNFMQDMERDYHFEIEYIDIGGGFPSRNRLKGIYLSPDVAVPGIDEYADGICNTLLRCLHPKEYPVLYIESGRAVIDESGFLITTVYARKQLADGTRCYLLDAGINLLPTSVWYNHLIQPDRQLAGIPEPCRLYGPLCMNIDVIADAIYLPPLPVGGRLVISPVGAYNMTQWMQFITCRPAVVMIMENGSIECIRRAETLDDINRCESIPQSLYQNP encoded by the coding sequence ATGTCAAAAAAAGCTTATGTAAGGCCGGTTCTGGTCAAGCAGGTCGCAGGTGTGATGAACAAATTCGGAAACTCCAGTTACAGAGATTACCGTGACACTGTCGATGGAGTCAAAGTCGAATCTCTTATCAAGAATTTCGGCAGCCCGCTGTTTGTTTTAAGCCAGAGAAAAACTCTGGACAGTTATCGCAGGATCTATTCCGCATTTTCCACCCGTTACCCCAATGTCAAAATGGCCTGGCCTTACAAGACAAACTACCTGGGTGCTGTATGTGCGACTCTCCATAAAGAGGGAGCATTCGCTGAAGTAGTCTCTGAATTTGAGTACAGAAAAGCCAAGAAGCTTGGTGTGCAGGGCAGTTCGATCATTCTAAACGGGCCTTATAAACCCGCTGATCTTCTCAAGCAGGCCATTGCAGATAACTGCATGATAAATGTGGATAATTTTGATGAGCTCTATCTTATCGAGATGTGTGCAAGAGAGATTGACAGAAAAGTGCCTCTTGGGATAAGAATCAATTTTGAAGCGGGACTATACACTCAATGGAACAAGTTCGGTTTCAGTTTTGAAAATGGTCAGGCCAGAGAAGCCGTAAGCCGTATAGCAAGGAGCAGATATCTGACACTAAGGGGACTTCATACTCATATCGGCACTTTTGTTCTTGAACCCCAGGCATATATATCGGTCACGGAAAAGCTTGTCAATTTCATGCAGGATATGGAGCGTGATTATCATTTTGAGATAGAATATATAGATATAGGCGGCGGTTTCCCTTCAAGAAACAGGCTCAAGGGCATTTACTTGTCTCCTGATGTCGCGGTGCCGGGAATCGATGAGTATGCAGATGGGATCTGTAACACACTATTAAGATGTCTGCATCCGAAGGAGTATCCTGTACTTTACATCGAGAGTGGAAGAGCGGTTATCGATGAATCGGGATTTCTGATCACTACGGTTTATGCCCGCAAACAGCTTGCAGACGGGACCAGGTGTTATCTTCTCGATGCAGGTATAAACCTGCTTCCGACATCTGTCTGGTATAATCATCTGATACAACCGGACCGTCAATTGGCCGGAATCCCGGAGCCATGCAGGCTTTACGGGCCGCTTTGCATGAATATCGATGTGATTGCCGATGCCATCTATCTTCCTCCATTGCCTGTTGGAGGTAGACTAGTGATAAGCCCGGTAGGGGCTTACAATATGACACAATGGATGCAGTTTATCACCTGCAGGCCTGCAGTAGTGATGATTATGGAGAATGGGTCAATTGAGTGTATCCGCAGAGCGGAAACACTCGATGATATTAACAGGTGTGAAAGTATTCCTCAATCATTATATCAGAATCCCTGA